The DNA window ACGGTGACCCGCACCAGTTGCAGCGGCGCATCCGGCGGCCCGACGAACAGATCGGTCGCATCGGCCGAAACCACCTGCATGCCCGCACCTTACGGGGAAGGATCGTCCCATGCCCGCACTCGCACCGCCCGTGAGCGACGAACGAAGCGCCCTGCGCGAGTTCCTGGCTTTCCACCAGAGCGCCTACTTCGCCGTGTCCCACGGCCTGCGCGACGAGCAGGCCCGGTCCGCACCGTCGGCCAGCGCCCTGTCGATCGGCGGGCTGGTCAAGCACGCCACCGGGATGCAGCGCAGCTGGATGGCCCGCGTCGCCGCCGCGCCGGGCGCGCCGCCGAAGGACACCCGGCCGTTCGAGGAGATCGCGGCGGAGTTCGCCGACCAGCACGTGATGCGGCCCGACGAGACGCTGGCCGGGCTGCTGGCGGCATTGGAAATACAGAACGCGGCGTCGCTGCGGCTGGTGGAGACCGCCGACCTCGACGCCGCCGTGCCCGTCCCGCAGGACATCCCGTGGTTCCCGAAGAACCAGCGGGCCTGGTCGGTGCGCTGGGTGATCCTGCACGTGATCAACGAGCTGGCCCGGCACGCCGGGCACGCCGACATCGTGCGCGAAACCATCGACGGCGCCACCATGTACGAGTTGGTCGCCGCGCGTGAGGGCTGGGAAATCCAGGGCTGGCTCAAGCCCTGGAGCCGGTGAGCGGCCCCGCAGAGATTGGGAGTTGACACCGCCGGTTTGGCAGACTGCTGGAATGAGCTCTACCAAACACCGAGAGGTGGCCAGGCTGGACCGGGTGCCCCTGCCGGCCGAGGCGGCCCGGGTGGCCGTCACCGGCTGGCAGGTCACCCGCGCCGCCGCCCGCTTCCTCACCACGCTGCCGGGACGGGGGCCGTGGCAGCAGAAGGTGATCAGGCAGCTCCCGCAGACCTTCGCCGACCTCGGCCCCACATACGTCAAGTTCGGACAGATCATCGCGTCCAGCCCCGGCGCGTTCGGCGAATCGCTGTCCCGCGAGTTCCGCGGCCTGCTGGACCGCGTGCCCCCCGCCGACAGCGCACAGGTGCACAAGCTGTTCGTCGAGGAGCTCGGCCGCGAACCCGCCGAACTGTTCGCCACCTTCGAGGAGGAGCCGTTCGCGTCGGCGTCCATCGCCCAGGTGCACTACGCGACCCTGCACACCGGCGAGGACGTCGTCGTCAAGATCCAGCGGCCGGGCATCCGCCGCCGGGTGGCCGCCGACCTGCAGATCCTCAAGCGCTTCGCCCAGGCCGTCGAACTGGCCAAGCTGGGCCGCCGGCTCTCGGCGCAGGACGTGGTCGCCGACTTCTCCGACAACCTGGCCGAGGAGCTGAACTTCCGCCTCGAGGCGCAGTCGATGGAGGCCTGGGTCTCCCACCTGCACGCCTCCCCGCTGGGCCAGGGCATCCGGGTGCCGGAGGTGCACTGGGACTTCACCACCGACCGGGTGCTGACGATGGAGCGGGTGCACGGCATCCGCATCGACGACGCCGCCGCCATCCGCAAGGCCGGCTTCGACGGAACCGAGCTGGTCAAGGCGCTGCTGTTCAGCCTGTTCGAGGGCGGCTTGCGGCACGGGCTGTTCCACGGCGACCTGCACGCGGGCAACCTCTACGTCGACGAGGCGGGCCGCATCGTGTTCTTCGACTTCGGGATCATGGGCCGCATCGACCCGCGGACCCGCTGGCTGCTGCGCGAACTCGTGTACGCGCTGCTGGTCAAGAAGGACCACGCCGCGGCCGGCAAGATCGTCGTGCTGATGGGCGCGGTCGGCACGATGAGGCCCGAGGCCGAGGCCGCCAAGGACCTGGAGCGCTTCGCCACCCCGCTGACGCTGCAGACCCTGGGCGACCTGTCGTACGCCGACATCGGCCGGCAGCTCTCGGCGCTGGCCGACGCCTACGACGTCAAGCTGCCGCGCGAGCTCGTGCTGATCGGCAAGCAGTTCCTCTACGTCGAGCGGTACATGAAGTTGCTGGCGCCGAAGTGGCAGATGATGTCCGACCCGCAGCTGACGGGGTACTTCGCCAACTTCATGGTCGAGGTCAGCCGCGAGCACTCCTCCGACCTCGAGGCCTGACCGAGATCGATGCAAAGTCCGAGACCGATGGAAATACGCAGCGGGCACGCCGTCTCGTCCTCTCCCGCCGGTGACCTGAAGCTCTACTACGAGGACATGGGCGACATCGACCATCCGCCCGTGCTGCTGATCATGGGGTTGGGCGCCCAGCTGCTGCTGTGGCGGACCGCCTTCTGCGAGAAGCTCGTCCGCCACGGGCTGCGGGTCATCCGCTACGACAACCGCGACGTCGGCCTGTCCAGCAAGACCGAGCATCGCGGCGCCGGGCAGCCATTACCGATCCGGTTGGCCCGCTTCTGGGTAGGTCTGCGCTGCAACGCCGACTACACCCTCGACGAAATGGCCGGCGACGCCGCCGCGGTGCTCGATCACCTGGGCATCGAGCACGCCCACGTCGTGGGGGCGTCGATGGGCGGCATGATCGCCCAGGTCTTCGCGGCGCGGTTCCCCGAACGGACCAGGACGCTGGGAATCCTGTTCTCCAGCAACAACCGCCCGTTCCTGCCGCCGCCGGCCCCGCGCGCGTTGCTGGCGCTCCTCAAGGGCCCACCGCCGGGCTCACCGCGCGAGGTGATCATCGACAACGCCGTGCGCGTCACCAACATCATCGGCAGCCCGCGCTTCCGCGCCACCGAGGAACAGGTCCGCGCGGAAGCCGCCGAGGGCTACGACCGCAGCTACTACCCGCAAGGCGTCGCCCGG is part of the Mycobacterium sp. HUMS_12744610 genome and encodes:
- a CDS encoding DinB family protein, whose product is MSDERSALREFLAFHQSAYFAVSHGLRDEQARSAPSASALSIGGLVKHATGMQRSWMARVAAAPGAPPKDTRPFEEIAAEFADQHVMRPDETLAGLLAALEIQNAASLRLVETADLDAAVPVPQDIPWFPKNQRAWSVRWVILHVINELARHAGHADIVRETIDGATMYELVAAREGWEIQGWLKPWSR
- a CDS encoding ABC1 kinase family protein, which translates into the protein MSSTKHREVARLDRVPLPAEAARVAVTGWQVTRAAARFLTTLPGRGPWQQKVIRQLPQTFADLGPTYVKFGQIIASSPGAFGESLSREFRGLLDRVPPADSAQVHKLFVEELGREPAELFATFEEEPFASASIAQVHYATLHTGEDVVVKIQRPGIRRRVAADLQILKRFAQAVELAKLGRRLSAQDVVADFSDNLAEELNFRLEAQSMEAWVSHLHASPLGQGIRVPEVHWDFTTDRVLTMERVHGIRIDDAAAIRKAGFDGTELVKALLFSLFEGGLRHGLFHGDLHAGNLYVDEAGRIVFFDFGIMGRIDPRTRWLLRELVYALLVKKDHAAAGKIVVLMGAVGTMRPEAEAAKDLERFATPLTLQTLGDLSYADIGRQLSALADAYDVKLPRELVLIGKQFLYVERYMKLLAPKWQMMSDPQLTGYFANFMVEVSREHSSDLEA
- a CDS encoding alpha/beta fold hydrolase, translating into MEIRSGHAVSSSPAGDLKLYYEDMGDIDHPPVLLIMGLGAQLLLWRTAFCEKLVRHGLRVIRYDNRDVGLSSKTEHRGAGQPLPIRLARFWVGLRCNADYTLDEMAGDAAAVLDHLGIEHAHVVGASMGGMIAQVFAARFPERTRTLGILFSSNNRPFLPPPAPRALLALLKGPPPGSPREVIIDNAVRVTNIIGSPRFRATEEQVRAEAAEGYDRSYYPQGVARHFGAILGTGSLTRYNRRIGAPTVVIHGRADKLMRPSGGRAVARAVTGARLFLFDGMGHDLPQQLWDRLIGVLTSNFAEAS